In Anolis carolinensis isolate JA03-04 unplaced genomic scaffold, rAnoCar3.1.pri scaffold_14, whole genome shotgun sequence, the following proteins share a genomic window:
- the LOC100553546 gene encoding methanethiol oxidase produces MSKIQTKALDVKHPDQRNPYKGRHQSYYGTGYDSPLDAMRGPREKLMYVQCVLTGTDARQPDYLATVDVDPESPCYCKVIHRLRMPYLDDELHHSGWNASSRFFGDTSIKRNCLVLPCLASGRIYVVDTGSDLCAPSLRKIIEPSEIIKKTNLSFLHSSRCLSSGEVLVCALGDALGNARGGLLVLDPETWEVKGSWGCPEDGLFQNCDFWFQPRQNVLISSEVGEAKFFITGFSPDNLRKGRYGSKLNVWDLTTHRLLQRVDVGEDTNPAEIRFLHDPNSDHGYVAGFLESSIHHFFKTEDGCWTAEKVIQIPNKKVSGWIYPEMPGITFYIVISLNDRFLYLSNWVHGDVRQYDITDPYCPKLVGQVFVGGSLQKGGPVTVLEDPELDCQPDPFVIQGRKVQGGPNMMQLSLDGKRLYVTNSLYTPWDKQFYPDLIRDGSVMLQLDVDTEKGGLSVNKNFLVDFGHEPFGPARAHGMSYPGGDCTSDIWE; encoded by the exons GGAGACATCAGTCATACTATGGAACTGGCTACGATTCTCCATTGGATGCcatgagag GCCCCAGAGAAAAGCTGATGTACGTACAATGTGTTTTAACCGGAACCGATGCCCGGCAACCTGACTATTTGGCGACGGTGGACGTGGATCCAGAATCGCCGTGTTATTGCAAG GTCATCCACCGCTTGCGCATGCCTTACCTGGATGACGAACTTCATCACTCGGGCTGGAATGCCTCCAGTAGATTCTTCGGGGACACTAGCATCAAGCGCAACTGCCTCGTCCTACCGTGTCTAGCCTCCGGGCGCATTTACGTGGTGGACACGGGCTCCGACTTGTGTGCTCCCAGCTTGCGCAAA ATCATCGAACCCAGTGAAATAATCAAGAAAACCAACCTGAGTTTCTTGCACTCCTCGCGTTGCTTGAGCAGCGGGGAAGTTCTGGTCTGCGCCCTTGGAGATGCATTGGGCAATGCAAGAG GTGGACTTCTCGTTCTGGACCCAGAAACCTGGGAAGTGAAAGGGAGCTGGGGGTGTCCAGAAGATGGACTCTTCCAGAATTGTGACTTCTGGTTCCAGCCGCGACAAAACGTCCTAATCAGCAGCGAAGTGGGGGAGGCCAAGTTCTTTATCACTGGGTTCTCACCAGACAATCTGAGAAAAG GGCGCTACGGAAGCAAACTCAACGTCTGGGACTTGACCACCCACCGCCTCCTCCAGAGGGTCGATGTGGGTGAAGATACAAACCCAGCGGAGATCCGCTTCTTGCACGACCCAAACTCAGACCATGGTTACGTGGCTGGCTTTCTGGAGAGTTCCATCCACCATTTCTTTAAGACAGAG GACGGATGCTGGACGGCTGAGAAAGTGATCCAAATCCCGAACAAGAAAGTATCGGGATGGATCTACCCCGAAATGCCAG GAATCACCTTCTATATCGTCATCTCTCTGAACGACCGGTTCCTCTACTTAAGCAACTGGGTGCATGGCGATGTCCGGCAATATGATATCACCGACCCATACTGTCCCAAATTAGTCGGGCAG GTGTTTGTGGGGGGAAGCCTTCAGAAAGGGGGTCCCGTAACTGTCCTTGAGGATCCGGAGCTGGACTGCCAACCCGATCCCTTTGTGATCCAG GGCAGGAAGGTCCAAGGAGGACCTAATATGATGCAGCTAAGCTTGGATGGCAAACGTCTTTATGTTACCAACTCTCTTTACACGCCTTGGGACAAGCAATTTTACCCCGATCTGATCAG GGACGGTTCGGTCATGCTCCAGCTGGACGTGGACACCGAGAAGGGCGGCCTTTCCGTGAACAAGAACTTTCTGGTGGATTTTGGGCATGAGCCATTCGGTCCAGCTCGGGCGCACGGCATGTCCTACCCCGGTGGGGATTGCACCTCCGATATCTGGGAATAA